A region from the Osmerus eperlanus chromosome 11, fOsmEpe2.1, whole genome shotgun sequence genome encodes:
- the LOC134029269 gene encoding SPARC-related modular calcium-binding protein 1-like — protein MLTLTFTCRVLLIFFLSETVQTDKSPTFLITENRWPRGCVLDCHQGRPRAVCGSNGRLYKSLCSFQRARCINPQLRTVPRAQCADPGRSRCQLARSLALESSRHTHTVAIFVPECTADGSFQQVQCHNQTGYCWCSTQDGKPVSGTSVLNISPNCTGHFSDMTQEMDLESGQHRDGGGPQATLDRGRPLSAEITVPPFWVTIQLNSDPRGNRSVRRPTDSPQSCELERASRLSEVRLVWQEERFVPECSADGRYSPIQCHVATGYCWCVRVDTGRPLPGTSTRNRMPDCSPEESHTGQSERSYTDRPLPGCPGARKKEFLQSLIRALQLEAEHAGKLSPDRVTDTDQSNASSPVSAMPPSSAPLQEAADWPSSGPGGSVGGALRWHFVRLDVDGSGLLSAREARPLRLFLRRRLKPRRCAKKFSQYCDSNTDRGLSLAEITACLGG, from the exons ATGCTGACGCTCACCTTCACCTGCCGCGTGCTGctcatcttcttcctctcaGAGACTGTTCAAACCGACAAGTCTCCG ACGTTCCTGATCACAGAGAACAGGTGGCCTCGGGGCTGTGTGCTGGACTGCCACCAGGGGCGCCCTCGAGCCGTGTGCGGCAGCAACGGCCGCCTGTACAAGTCGCTGTGTTCCTTCCAGAGGGCTCGCTGCATCAACCCCCAGCTCCGCACCgtgcccagggcccagtgtgcaG ACCCTGGCCGCTCCAGGTGCCAGCTGGCTCGCTCTCTTGCCTTGGAGTCcagccgccacacacacacggtggccATCTTtgtcccagaatgcactgcaGACGGAAGCTTCCAGCAG GTGCAGTGTCACAACCAGACAGGCTACTGTTGGTGCTCCACCCAGGACGGCAAGCCAGTCAGTGGGACCTCAGTCCTCAACATCAGCCCCAACTGCACAG GTCATTTCTCAGACATGACTCAGGAAATGGATCTGGAATCAGGCCAACACAGAG acggCGGTGGACCACAGGCAACCTTAGACCGTGGGAGACCTCTctctgcag agatcacCGTGCCTCCCTTCTGGGTGACCATCCAGCTGAACTCTGACCCCCGAGGGAACCGCTCTGTGAGACGACCAACAG aCAGCCCCCAGTCGTGTGAGCTTGAGCGAGCCTCGCGCCTCTCTGAGGTCCGACTCGTCTGGCAGGAGGAGCGTTTTGTCCCAGAATGCAGTGCGGACGGCCGCTACAGCCCCATCCAGTGCCACGTTGCCACGGGATACTGCTGGTGTGTCAGGGTGGATACAGGCCGACCGCTACCTGGGACCTCCACCAG GAACCGTATGCCAGACTGCAGTCCAGAGGAGTCCCAtaccggccaatcagagagAAGCTACACTGACAGGCCTCTCCCAG GCTGCCCTGGGGCACGTAAGAAGGAGTTCCTGCAGAGCCTCATCAGAGCCCTCCAACTGGAAGCAGAGCATGCTGGGAAATTGAGTCCTGATAG AGTAACAGACACCGACCAATCAAACGCCTCTTCCCCCGTGTCTGCcatgcccccctcctctgccccgctTCAGGAAGCTGCCGATTGGCCGTCCTCAGGCCCAGGCGGGTCTGTGGGCGGAGCTCTGCGCTGGCATTTTGTCCGATTGGACGTGGACGGCAGCGGGCTGCTGAGTGCGCGCGAGGCCCGCCCCCTGCGCCTCTTCCTCCGGCGCCGCCTCAAACCTCGTCGCTGTGCCAAGAAGTTCTCCCAGTACTGCGACAGCAACACCGACCGAGGGCTGAGCCTGGCCGAGATCACCGCCTgtctgggggggtga